A single Sporosarcina sp. FSL W8-0480 DNA region contains:
- a CDS encoding FapA family protein: protein MHFVITKGNSVDEAIQSGLAKLDSTKNNVHIEVIQHRKNKLFFSEKAVVRLTMKEEKRDSNNPGIFNDLLNLQEFPPDLNEEAIDPKEGRAWIKDGKIHCKTIEGKQTKFTIPHHFTLLINGKKAMNRTVVLSEDDDYVLEPEVSVQETQWKASLSTDLLEARLTVKPGCRLTYKVMDSDPAYHLVPTVVEIKEYQNTLKVSDIVQEMGVLGVNFGLNHDEMVKATETIEAQPEIFVIASGIPAKNGENGWLEILVKTKIEKVIKENEDGRVDFREIKSIPVVEQGDVLAIIHPPTPGEVGCSVRNEPIPSDQTYPIVTHLGNGAVIDGDKIIATKCGRPFIEQTGQLVRAAIIRKLTHHGNVDLSTGNIRFKGDVEVVGELTDNMVVEAFGDIVIHKAINNATITTTGNIITHSNCNGSTITAAENDFLEEDLINQVTNIISTTEQVVAMLSIIMNSSEYKNSLHGNNIQAITHSLIQSKFKDFPNQIQEFSTSINKRKDTLLNGEWIQICNQLDRCFQSLIVVPDYLECIEGLLNDMKSSMEESLQSNSSESFIKIPKAMNCTIYCNGDVFVMDKGCINTSIQSRGHVQINNIFRGGKIVAEKDISVGVAGSIHSSITFLSVPEGQTIRIRRAMEGVVLKIGKFSYQFTETAFNVKAYMDKNGELVVEFHKGLFK, encoded by the coding sequence ATGCATTTTGTAATTACAAAAGGGAATAGCGTTGATGAAGCTATACAATCGGGACTCGCTAAATTAGATAGCACTAAAAACAATGTACATATAGAAGTTATACAACATAGGAAAAATAAATTGTTTTTTTCTGAAAAGGCGGTTGTCAGATTGACAATGAAAGAAGAGAAGAGGGATTCAAACAATCCCGGTATTTTCAATGACCTTTTAAATTTGCAGGAGTTTCCACCTGACTTGAACGAAGAAGCTATTGATCCAAAAGAAGGTAGGGCTTGGATTAAGGACGGTAAAATCCACTGTAAAACGATTGAGGGGAAACAGACCAAGTTTACAATTCCTCATCATTTCACATTGCTTATTAATGGGAAAAAGGCTATGAATAGGACCGTTGTATTATCTGAAGACGATGACTACGTACTTGAACCGGAAGTCAGCGTACAAGAAACACAGTGGAAAGCATCATTGTCCACTGATCTGTTGGAAGCAAGGTTAACTGTGAAACCGGGATGTCGGTTGACATATAAAGTTATGGATTCTGATCCGGCATACCATCTTGTTCCTACTGTTGTTGAGATAAAGGAATATCAAAACACTCTAAAAGTCTCGGATATTGTTCAGGAAATGGGAGTATTAGGTGTCAATTTCGGATTGAACCATGATGAAATGGTAAAGGCGACAGAAACAATCGAAGCCCAACCTGAAATTTTTGTAATTGCAAGTGGAATCCCAGCAAAGAACGGGGAAAATGGATGGTTGGAAATACTCGTCAAAACAAAGATTGAAAAAGTCATTAAAGAAAATGAGGATGGCCGAGTGGACTTTAGGGAGATCAAATCGATTCCAGTCGTAGAACAAGGCGACGTACTTGCGATTATCCATCCCCCTACACCTGGCGAGGTTGGCTGTTCAGTTCGAAACGAGCCGATTCCATCTGATCAAACATATCCGATTGTAACTCATTTAGGTAATGGGGCTGTAATAGACGGGGATAAAATTATTGCAACGAAATGTGGAAGACCGTTTATTGAACAAACGGGGCAGCTTGTTAGGGCTGCAATCATACGGAAGTTAACCCATCACGGAAACGTCGATTTATCAACGGGCAATATAAGGTTTAAAGGTGATGTGGAAGTGGTTGGTGAATTGACAGACAATATGGTTGTCGAGGCTTTTGGTGATATTGTTATCCATAAAGCCATCAATAATGCTACCATCACAACGACTGGAAATATTATTACGCATAGCAACTGTAATGGATCTACAATAACTGCAGCTGAAAATGATTTTTTAGAAGAGGATCTTATTAACCAAGTCACCAATATTATTTCAACAACTGAACAAGTAGTGGCAATGCTTTCCATCATAATGAATTCGTCGGAATACAAAAACAGTCTTCACGGCAATAATATACAAGCCATTACTCATTCGTTGATTCAAAGTAAATTTAAAGATTTCCCGAATCAGATTCAGGAATTTAGTACTTCTATTAATAAACGAAAAGATACTTTATTGAATGGGGAATGGATACAGATTTGCAATCAATTAGACCGTTGTTTTCAATCATTGATTGTCGTTCCAGATTATCTTGAATGCATTGAAGGATTACTGAATGACATGAAAAGCAGTATGGAAGAAAGTTTACAGAGCAATTCTTCAGAGTCATTTATTAAAATCCCGAAAGCGATGAATTGTACTATTTACTGCAATGGTGATGTTTTTGTAATGGACAAAGGCTGTATCAATACATCAATTCAGTCCCGTGGTCATGTGCAGATAAACAACATTTTCAGAGGCGGCAAAATAGTGGCTGAAAAGGATATTAGTGTTGGGGTAGCCGGATCAATTCACTCCTCAATAACTTTTCTTTCGGTCCCAGAAGGTCAAACTATCCGAATTCGAAGAGCGATGGAAGGTGTCGTGTTGAAAATTGGTAAGTTCTCCTATCAATTTACCGAAACTGCTTTTAATGTGAAAGCGTATATGGATAAAAATGGTGAGTTGGTTGTTGAGTTCCATAAAGGATTATTTAAATGA
- a CDS encoding EAL domain-containing protein → MNENISEKTHWHLIDKTKRNSKLYTDLPKAIEREELRLHYQPKVDLVTGKVIGVEALVRWEHPKLGLIYPNDIIPVAEELGEITSIGNWVIHQACLQNKKWQDNGYSPMIMSVNLSMQQFTSDDLVATVKKVLNDTLLPAHYLELEITESMTANVPATIHTLKRLKSLGIKISVDDFGTGYSNLAHLKNFPVDVLKIDQSFIKDLIQNPIDQAIVKTIIHLASDLNLEVVAEGIETSDHYLFLKEHKCLIGQGYLFSKPVESHTFIERVHYIESGEYRNLK, encoded by the coding sequence ATGAATGAAAATATTTCTGAAAAAACACACTGGCATTTAATTGATAAAACAAAGAGAAATTCAAAATTATACACTGATCTACCAAAGGCAATCGAGAGGGAAGAATTACGACTGCATTACCAGCCTAAGGTAGACCTCGTAACTGGAAAGGTAATTGGAGTAGAAGCCCTTGTTCGGTGGGAACACCCAAAACTCGGTCTAATATATCCTAATGATATCATTCCGGTTGCTGAGGAGCTTGGTGAAATAACTTCGATTGGTAATTGGGTAATTCATCAAGCCTGCCTACAAAATAAAAAATGGCAGGATAATGGATATTCTCCAATGATAATGTCAGTAAATCTCTCGATGCAGCAATTTACTAGTGATGATTTAGTCGCTACTGTGAAGAAGGTCTTAAATGATACCCTTCTTCCTGCGCATTATTTAGAGCTTGAAATTACTGAAAGTATGACGGCGAACGTTCCAGCGACGATTCATACACTCAAACGTTTAAAATCACTTGGGATAAAAATAAGTGTCGATGATTTTGGAACTGGATATAGCAATTTAGCCCATCTTAAGAATTTTCCTGTGGATGTATTAAAGATTGATCAATCATTCATTAAAGACCTGATTCAAAACCCAATTGACCAGGCTATTGTTAAAACTATTATTCACCTTGCGTCTGATCTGAATTTAGAGGTGGTTGCTGAAGGCATTGAGACTTCTGACCATTATCTGTTCCTTAAAGAGCATAAATGCCTAATTGGACAAGGATATTTATTCAGCAAACCTGTGGAGAGTCATACATTTATTGAAAGAGTTCACTATATCGAATCTGGGGAGTATAGGAATCTAAAATGA
- a CDS encoding LuxR C-terminal-related transcriptional regulator, with protein MDMQSQYKLFLQNLQNTFSELTGLTIMVVDRYGELQTDVSWEHELAKKQFEKYILPKDLVNFIKKFENVKDTLLLDAAYGIKIIFTPVKTKENRSIHFVIAGYIDQSKTDEMIADTIRVMPWEESPKAYVELREKIDQIKTMTEAIAIYTKMLDENKTRKAFSNHISTKINTINNGTASIQSVLGTGMFFEEIDFMGLAIKTAKNRFTIETIIGDYNPLIIGYEFEIGEGLMGYAAATEENLFIENMSSDARNRIFAKNKMNVYSLFCFPLFDQNEVIGLLFGGSTQEVITNNDFLYDKFAVCASLMNNFLLKTRLEVKNNDLQVETQLFEDILKVLHSAKDIKKSLYLLIDLSMNFTDFEFSSFVYKTNSNPNQIEILSRGMSDGEIRDYSHKLAKDLMETDFLTQADEWRMKKTSWGVNVMEFPIIIDNSIQGFLSIGYKSDDSISKYNRIRWNLARAARVVFLNNLYQNSSGGNSTELFVKWVEEILLHFRPAQYHRAQQIKITTAKLFMESEMEVSPDIDKIAILSVCGRDLVTNVLKDKELIEQMTEFYNVLDKKSSGNHLIETVAAVWTYYTNDESIEAVRDLGLIHSEIKTTFSSFIKRQKHNDQTIEMTERHTDNSSVPINLGLSKREEEVLAEMMKGLSNKEIGSTLFISEHTVKNHVTNILSKLEVTDRSQAIAKVYQMGFDGNNTTFI; from the coding sequence ATGGATATGCAGTCACAGTATAAATTGTTTCTGCAAAACCTACAAAATACGTTTTCCGAATTGACAGGGTTAACAATCATGGTAGTTGATAGATATGGAGAATTGCAGACAGATGTTTCCTGGGAACATGAATTGGCCAAAAAACAATTTGAAAAATATATTCTTCCAAAGGACCTCGTCAATTTTATAAAAAAGTTTGAAAACGTTAAAGACACATTACTCTTGGATGCAGCATATGGAATTAAAATTATCTTTACTCCTGTTAAAACTAAAGAAAATCGGTCAATCCATTTCGTTATTGCTGGATATATTGACCAATCCAAAACGGATGAAATGATTGCTGATACGATTCGTGTAATGCCTTGGGAAGAAAGTCCGAAGGCATATGTAGAATTAAGGGAAAAAATTGATCAAATCAAAACGATGACAGAAGCAATCGCAATTTATACTAAAATGTTGGATGAAAATAAGACTCGTAAAGCCTTTTCGAATCATATTTCAACAAAAATAAACACCATTAATAATGGAACCGCATCGATTCAATCAGTATTAGGCACAGGAATGTTTTTCGAAGAAATAGATTTTATGGGGTTAGCGATTAAAACAGCAAAAAACAGGTTTACGATTGAAACAATTATTGGTGATTATAATCCGCTAATTATAGGATATGAATTCGAAATCGGTGAAGGGTTAATGGGGTATGCTGCTGCGACAGAAGAAAATCTTTTTATAGAGAATATGTCCAGCGACGCAAGAAATCGTATTTTTGCCAAAAACAAAATGAATGTATATAGCTTATTCTGTTTTCCTTTATTCGATCAGAATGAAGTGATTGGTCTACTATTTGGTGGAAGCACACAGGAAGTAATAACGAATAATGATTTTTTATACGATAAATTTGCAGTTTGTGCATCACTTATGAATAATTTTTTACTGAAAACAAGGTTGGAAGTTAAGAATAATGACTTGCAAGTTGAAACTCAATTATTTGAGGACATCCTGAAGGTCCTGCATTCCGCAAAGGATATTAAAAAGTCTTTGTATCTTTTAATTGACCTAAGTATGAACTTCACAGACTTCGAATTTTCTTCTTTTGTATATAAAACCAACTCAAATCCCAATCAAATTGAAATATTGTCAAGGGGAATGTCCGATGGAGAAATCAGGGACTATTCTCATAAACTTGCAAAGGATTTAATGGAAACTGATTTCCTGACACAAGCAGATGAATGGAGAATGAAAAAGACATCATGGGGCGTTAATGTTATGGAATTTCCAATCATAATTGATAATTCCATACAAGGTTTTCTATCAATCGGTTATAAATCAGACGATAGCATTTCAAAATACAATAGAATTCGATGGAATTTGGCAAGGGCAGCACGAGTCGTGTTTTTAAATAACCTTTATCAAAATTCAAGTGGCGGAAATAGTACCGAGCTATTCGTTAAATGGGTTGAAGAGATTTTACTGCACTTTAGACCTGCACAATATCATCGTGCTCAACAAATAAAAATTACAACTGCCAAACTATTCATGGAGAGTGAAATGGAAGTATCGCCGGATATCGATAAGATAGCTATACTCTCCGTTTGTGGGCGTGATCTTGTAACAAATGTTTTGAAAGATAAAGAACTGATTGAGCAAATGACAGAGTTCTATAATGTGTTGGACAAGAAAAGTTCTGGAAATCACCTTATTGAAACGGTTGCTGCCGTTTGGACATACTATACGAATGATGAATCAATCGAGGCTGTTAGAGATTTAGGGCTTATTCATTCTGAAATAAAGACAACATTTAGCTCGTTCATTAAACGTCAAAAGCATAATGATCAAACGATTGAAATGACTGAAAGGCATACTGATAACTCTTCAGTACCTATCAACCTTGGATTATCTAAAAGGGAAGAGGAAGTTTTAGCTGAAATGATGAAGGGGCTAAGCAATAAGGAAATAGGGAGTACTTTATTCATCAGTGAGCATACAGTGAAAAATCATGTTACAAATATTTTAAGTAAATTAGAAGTTACCGACCGATCACAAGCAATTGCTAAAGTGTATCAAATGGGATTTGACGGAAATAATACAACATTTATTTGA
- a CDS encoding MBL fold metallo-hydrolase — protein MDMERSSSTERFQPLTSVSSGVGLEVAPDLYCFTVQIVNVVFYGKAGIGNDWVLIDAGMPKSATMIIEEAEKRFGNGNPPKAIILTHAHFDHIGALIDLLEVWDVPVYAHSLELPYLTGQKNYPKPDTSVEGGMVAKMSFMFPNEGINIGTKAHALSDDHTIPFMPDWKWIHTPGHTEGHISMFRNKDHAMIVGDAFVTVKQDELYKVFTQEKEINGPPRYLTPDWETSEQSVNILKALNPKIAITGHGVPAEGQWLEDSLEKLVSEFKSIAVPEYGKFVNDQIQ, from the coding sequence ATGGATATGGAAAGAAGTTCATCAACAGAGAGATTTCAACCCTTAACATCCGTTTCAAGCGGTGTAGGACTAGAAGTAGCCCCAGATTTATATTGCTTTACAGTTCAAATCGTTAATGTCGTATTTTACGGTAAAGCTGGTATTGGCAATGATTGGGTCCTCATTGATGCGGGTATGCCAAAGTCTGCAACGATGATTATAGAGGAAGCGGAAAAGCGTTTTGGAAATGGAAACCCACCAAAGGCAATTATCTTGACACATGCCCATTTTGACCATATCGGTGCATTGATTGATCTGTTGGAAGTTTGGGATGTCCCTGTATATGCTCACTCATTGGAACTTCCTTATTTAACCGGACAAAAAAATTATCCGAAACCCGACACTTCGGTGGAAGGTGGCATGGTTGCCAAAATGTCGTTCATGTTCCCGAATGAGGGTATTAATATCGGGACAAAAGCACATGCACTTTCGGATGACCATACCATCCCCTTTATGCCAGATTGGAAATGGATTCATACACCTGGTCACACTGAAGGTCATATTTCGATGTTCAGGAATAAAGACCATGCAATGATTGTCGGCGATGCATTTGTGACAGTAAAACAAGATGAGTTATATAAAGTTTTTACCCAGGAAAAAGAAATAAACGGACCTCCACGGTACTTAACTCCCGACTGGGAAACTTCAGAGCAATCCGTAAATATTTTAAAAGCACTAAATCCAAAAATCGCAATTACTGGGCATGGTGTACCTGCAGAAGGCCAGTGGTTGGAGGACAGCTTGGAAAAATTGGTATCTGAATTCAAATCCATCGCGGTACCAGAATACGGGAAATTTGTAAATGATCAGATACAATAA
- a CDS encoding MOSC domain-containing protein: MDRIIKEIFVGKPKTVGDKNAKNPMDKEWESAIFKKPVTGRVWVGKNGLDGDGQADLKNHGGPEKAIFAYPSEHYGYFHAEFDLTAMKAGGMGENLSLANMLEDEVCIGDIYEIGEVVIQVSQPRQPCWKPARRFKRKDLSLLIQDSGKTGWYFRVLKEGYVSAGQTPKLVDRPAPEWTIENCNHVMHIDRENKERAAALAACEWLATSWKNTLNKRLEEGVSSNTGKRLYGANE, translated from the coding sequence TTGGATAGAATTATAAAAGAAATATTCGTAGGCAAACCAAAAACAGTCGGAGATAAAAATGCGAAAAATCCAATGGATAAGGAATGGGAAAGCGCAATTTTTAAAAAGCCAGTAACTGGACGAGTTTGGGTTGGAAAAAATGGATTGGATGGGGACGGTCAAGCAGACCTAAAAAATCACGGTGGTCCGGAAAAAGCTATATTCGCTTATCCAAGTGAACATTATGGATACTTTCATGCTGAATTCGATTTGACTGCTATGAAAGCAGGAGGAATGGGGGAGAACCTATCACTCGCCAACATGTTGGAAGACGAAGTTTGCATTGGAGATATTTATGAGATAGGCGAAGTCGTTATTCAAGTTTCGCAACCGAGACAACCTTGCTGGAAACCTGCGCGTAGATTTAAAAGAAAAGATCTTTCGTTACTCATTCAAGATTCAGGGAAGACCGGATGGTATTTCCGTGTTCTGAAAGAAGGATATGTATCAGCTGGACAGACGCCGAAATTAGTAGACCGGCCTGCACCTGAATGGACAATTGAAAATTGTAATCACGTGATGCATATTGATAGGGAAAATAAAGAAAGAGCGGCGGCGCTTGCAGCTTGTGAATGGCTGGCGACCAGTTGGAAAAACACTTTGAATAAGCGTTTGGAGGAAGGCGTATCATCAAATACGGGTAAACGATTATATGGAGCTAATGAATGA
- a CDS encoding Yip1 family protein, which yields MLNIEEEKNVEPKLNPWTSVWLHPRKTVQYVSEYKTDKFIFLIAALAGLVHFLDLAMSNDLGDALSLGTILLIALIAGPLLGIIGLYVASGLYYMISKMFGGSGTFSETKTAYAVSGIILVIGGLIWIPDLLILGQGNFMSDYDFTFGHFGWLFISMIGNLTIGVWSLVALIAAISEVHRLSIGKAILVILLPIIILVIIVIFIVVLTLPFF from the coding sequence ATGCTGAATATTGAAGAAGAAAAAAATGTAGAGCCGAAACTAAATCCATGGACTTCTGTTTGGCTTCATCCAAGGAAAACAGTACAATATGTCAGTGAATATAAGACCGATAAATTTATTTTCTTGATTGCCGCATTGGCTGGGTTGGTTCATTTTCTCGATTTAGCAATGAGCAATGATCTTGGGGATGCATTGAGTTTAGGTACAATCCTTTTAATCGCTCTGATTGCAGGTCCACTCTTAGGTATCATTGGTTTATACGTTGCATCCGGTTTGTACTATATGATTTCAAAGATGTTCGGTGGATCAGGAACATTTTCAGAGACCAAAACTGCCTATGCGGTTTCCGGAATAATTTTAGTGATCGGTGGACTTATTTGGATTCCGGATCTACTCATTTTGGGGCAAGGCAATTTTATGAGTGACTATGACTTTACATTTGGTCACTTTGGCTGGTTATTCATTTCAATGATCGGTAATTTGACAATTGGGGTATGGTCGTTAGTCGCTTTAATTGCTGCCATTTCCGAAGTTCATAGATTATCTATAGGGAAAGCTATATTAGTTATTTTATTACCTATAATCATTTTGGTTATTATCGTCATTTTTATTGTCGTTTTAACGTTACCTTTCTTTTAA
- a CDS encoding DUF1641 domain-containing protein, protein MAAPITSIQRKQLTQEEQQQEKLNELQTLIAEQQQSLNKILELTAELDKAGVLDAMNAMVKAKDDLMGIAVSQVSREPMTNLINNLMNTAGILTSINPEVTESLKKAIASGIQDAELYKGNGDKVSIFQVMTALNDPNINRAVKYGLDFLKGMGKGLED, encoded by the coding sequence ATGGCGGCACCGATTACATCCATTCAAAGAAAACAACTGACTCAGGAAGAACAGCAACAAGAAAAATTGAATGAACTTCAAACGTTAATTGCTGAACAGCAGCAATCATTGAATAAAATCCTTGAACTTACTGCGGAATTGGATAAAGCGGGAGTGCTTGATGCGATGAATGCAATGGTGAAGGCAAAAGATGATCTAATGGGAATCGCTGTGAGTCAAGTATCCCGTGAACCGATGACGAATTTAATAAATAATTTAATGAATACAGCGGGGATTTTAACATCGATAAATCCCGAAGTTACCGAGAGTTTAAAGAAAGCAATCGCGTCGGGGATCCAAGATGCTGAGTTATATAAAGGGAATGGAGATAAAGTATCCATTTTTCAAGTGATGACTGCACTAAATGATCCAAATATTAATCGTGCAGTAAAATATGGTCTGGATTTCCTGAAAGGGATGGGTAAGGGACTGGAAGATTAA
- the fdhF gene encoding formate dehydrogenase subunit alpha — protein MATALTLSIRINGTAYPYTDGMTVLQVINELKIEHPQICYFPEVDPIETCDTCIVEINGRLVRACSTKADHGMDVQLSSTRAKEAQTEAMDRILENHLLYCTVCDNNNGNCKIHNTVDMMGIEEQKYPYEPKCSKDSVDFTHPFYRYDPNQCIACGQCVEACQNLQVNETLSIDWERDRPIVLWDGGAKINDSSCVGCGHCVTVCPCNALMEKSMLGEAGFMTDLKDEILSPMIDLVKNVEPGYSGIMAISDAEAAMRETRTKKTKTVCTFCGVGCSFEVWTKDRKILKIQPVSEAPVNAISTCVKGKFGWDFVNSEERLTTPLIRKGDTFVEASWKEALDLVADRLGSIHKKHGKDSVGVISSSKITNEENYLIQKLARQVFKTNNVDNCSRYCQSPATDGLFRTVGMGGDAGTIKDIAKAGLVIIIGANPAEGHPVLATRVKRAHKLHGQKLIVADLRKHEMAERSDIFISPKQGTDQVWLMAVTKYMIDQGWHDAAFIQENVHYFDDFKEVLKKYTLEYAQHVTGVSKEKLMQTAEMIRDADGTCILWGMGVTQNTGGSDTSAAISNLLLATGNYRRPGAGAYPLRGHNNVQGACDMGTLPGWLPGYQHVTDDTARTKFERAYGVEIDEKPGMDNIQMLHAVDDGIMKAMYIVGEDMALVDSNSNYVHDVLSKLDFLVVQDIFFSRTARYADVILPAVPSLEKEGTFTNTERRVQRLYKALPELGDTKADWWIVQEIAKRLGADWNFAGPREIFAEMASLSPLFSQADYSNMENWDSFLWGSLDGSSTPLLYVDGFNFPDGKARFALSDWVEPVEYPAEFDLHINNGRILEHFHEGNLTNKSDGIQSKVPEIFVEVSPELAKERGVLSGSLVRLVSPHGALRLPVVVTDRVKGNELFLPMNSVKKESAINFLTGPAVDQRTNTPAYKQTKVRMEVLRKEGDNPLPANNHRNKKRYPQDGVEVERKWARPGYQHLTDQPERG, from the coding sequence TTGGCAACGGCGCTTACATTGTCGATTAGGATTAACGGCACAGCATATCCTTACACGGATGGCATGACCGTACTGCAGGTAATCAACGAACTGAAGATCGAGCATCCACAAATTTGTTATTTTCCCGAAGTGGACCCAATCGAGACTTGTGATACATGTATCGTGGAAATAAACGGCCGTCTCGTCCGTGCTTGCTCAACAAAAGCAGACCATGGAATGGACGTACAATTATCTTCAACACGCGCAAAAGAAGCGCAAACAGAAGCAATGGATAGAATCCTTGAAAACCATCTGTTATATTGCACAGTTTGTGACAACAACAATGGAAACTGCAAAATACATAACACTGTCGACATGATGGGAATCGAAGAACAAAAATATCCATACGAGCCAAAATGCTCAAAAGACAGCGTTGATTTTACGCACCCGTTTTATCGATATGACCCGAATCAATGCATCGCTTGCGGCCAATGCGTAGAAGCCTGCCAAAATCTTCAGGTGAATGAAACACTAAGCATTGATTGGGAACGTGACCGTCCGATTGTCCTATGGGATGGCGGTGCCAAAATCAACGACTCGTCCTGTGTCGGCTGCGGCCATTGCGTAACGGTTTGCCCATGTAATGCATTGATGGAAAAATCAATGTTAGGTGAAGCAGGGTTCATGACGGACTTGAAAGATGAAATTTTGTCACCGATGATTGACCTTGTGAAAAATGTAGAACCCGGTTATAGCGGAATTATGGCGATTTCCGATGCAGAAGCTGCGATGCGTGAAACAAGGACTAAAAAGACGAAAACTGTTTGTACGTTCTGTGGTGTTGGTTGTTCATTTGAAGTATGGACGAAGGACCGTAAAATCCTTAAGATTCAACCAGTTTCAGAAGCGCCAGTTAATGCAATTTCAACATGCGTGAAAGGGAAGTTCGGATGGGATTTCGTCAATAGCGAAGAACGACTGACAACACCGCTTATTCGTAAAGGCGACACATTTGTAGAAGCATCATGGAAAGAGGCATTGGATCTTGTAGCAGATCGTCTCGGTTCAATCCATAAAAAACATGGCAAAGACAGTGTTGGCGTCATTTCATCTTCTAAAATTACGAACGAAGAAAATTACTTGATACAAAAGCTGGCTAGACAAGTTTTCAAGACAAACAATGTTGATAACTGCTCTCGCTATTGTCAATCACCGGCGACCGACGGATTGTTTAGAACAGTTGGCATGGGTGGAGATGCAGGTACAATTAAAGATATTGCAAAAGCGGGACTCGTAATTATTATCGGAGCGAACCCAGCAGAAGGCCATCCGGTTTTAGCGACTCGAGTGAAACGTGCCCATAAATTGCACGGTCAGAAGCTGATAGTAGCTGATTTGCGTAAGCATGAGATGGCAGAACGCTCCGATATATTCATTAGTCCTAAGCAGGGGACTGACCAAGTGTGGCTTATGGCAGTTACAAAATATATGATTGACCAAGGTTGGCACGACGCGGCATTCATCCAAGAAAATGTGCATTACTTTGATGATTTTAAAGAAGTGCTGAAAAAATATACGCTTGAATACGCTCAACATGTTACAGGTGTTTCGAAAGAAAAGTTGATGCAGACCGCTGAAATGATCCGTGATGCTGACGGAACATGTATTTTATGGGGGATGGGCGTCACACAAAACACAGGGGGATCTGATACTTCCGCAGCTATTTCCAATCTCCTTCTTGCTACAGGCAATTACCGTAGACCTGGGGCCGGTGCATATCCATTAAGGGGACATAATAACGTCCAAGGAGCATGCGATATGGGCACACTTCCGGGATGGTTGCCAGGTTATCAGCATGTCACTGATGATACAGCACGCACAAAGTTTGAACGAGCTTATGGAGTTGAAATCGACGAAAAGCCCGGAATGGATAATATTCAAATGCTTCATGCTGTTGACGATGGCATTATGAAAGCGATGTATATCGTAGGGGAAGATATGGCGTTAGTAGACTCGAATTCCAACTATGTCCATGATGTCCTGTCCAAATTGGACTTCTTAGTCGTCCAAGATATTTTCTTCTCAAGAACTGCGAGGTATGCTGATGTTATCCTGCCAGCTGTTCCTTCATTAGAAAAGGAAGGGACATTCACGAATACAGAAAGAAGGGTTCAGCGCCTCTACAAAGCATTGCCGGAATTAGGTGATACAAAGGCGGATTGGTGGATCGTTCAGGAGATTGCAAAGCGGTTAGGAGCAGATTGGAATTTTGCTGGACCAAGAGAAATATTCGCGGAAATGGCAAGTCTATCACCTTTATTCAGTCAAGCTGATTACAGCAATATGGAAAACTGGGATAGCTTTTTATGGGGGAGTTTGGATGGGTCAAGTACACCATTACTGTACGTGGATGGTTTCAATTTCCCAGATGGCAAAGCACGATTTGCGCTGTCAGATTGGGTAGAACCTGTTGAATATCCTGCCGAGTTCGACTTGCATATTAATAACGGGCGAATCCTTGAACACTTCCATGAAGGGAATTTGACAAATAAATCGGATGGTATCCAGTCAAAAGTACCGGAAATATTTGTCGAAGTCTCTCCTGAACTTGCGAAGGAGCGTGGCGTCCTAAGCGGGTCACTCGTAAGACTTGTATCTCCTCATGGAGCATTAAGATTACCGGTTGTAGTGACGGACCGCGTTAAAGGTAATGAACTGTTCTTGCCGATGAACTCTGTGAAAAAAGAATCGGCCATCAATTTCCTGACAGGTCCGGCGGTAGATCAGCGGACGAATACGCCGGCTTACAAGCAAACGAAAGTACGCATGGAAGTATTGAGGAAGGAAGGCGACAATCCGTTGCCGGCCAATAATCATCGGAATAAAAAGCGGTACCCTCAAGATGGTGTGGAAGTTGAACGGAAGTGGGCACGTCCAGGCTATCAGCATCTGACAGATCAACCGGAGAGAGGGTGA